In Leptospira saintgironsiae, the DNA window ATAAGGGTGGGGACGCACTCATCAGCGAAGAATTAGTAAAATATAATAGAATTAATTTTAACGACGATGGTATCATCTTAGTAATCTTGAACGGAAATACTGGTGCTGTTGAAACAATTCGTTTTAATACAAGAGTTCCTCGAATCAATAATTTAGCTAAGATCATCCAGAATGACGTGACTCGCTGGTCCATGGAACATTCAGAAGAGAAGCCAGTAGTTACAAAATATCAAATTCACTACACTATCAAATTGGAAAATAAATCCAATACCACTAGAGATACAGTAAAAGAAGAACTGAAAAGCGAAGTGAAGAAGAGGTAAAATCTCTTCTTCATTCCACATAGGTGCGATGAGTTGGATACAATCGTTTTCAACTTAAAAGCAGAACTCATTTAGATAGAGCTTCTTTGATTTTAGTATGAAGACTGATCGTGTAAAGATTTGAACCGACATTCGTTCAAAAAGTTCCCTGAGTAATAAATTTAAATTTCATTTCCAGATTTGGAAATGCCACAGCCGTCGTAATCCGAGGTATGGCAATCGGATCAATTCTTTCGTTTTGGACTTTGCAAGCTTACGTAGCCGGTGGATTTAGTAAATCGAGTTTTAATAATATTCATTGGAATGAAAGAAGCGCCAGACAAGGTGCTTGCTATGCGGCAGCGGGTCAATTAGGCGGAATGTTAGCAGGCGCAGGTATTGTCGGCGCTCCAATAGTGTTTTCTCAAATTACCTGGATAGAAGCAGCTTTAGAAATTTATGGTGGATCTTCGACTGCGTATAGTGCAATTAAACAAGATTGGAAAACTTTTGGTGCAAATATTGCTGGATATGCAATACTAAAAAATACTCAAGAAAGTGTTCCTGTTGAATTAATATTAGATTATGCTGAAGGGATGAATAGAACTTGTGGAGGTATTCAATGAGTAAAAACATACTTTCAATTAAACTAATTATAATTTTAACTTTATGTAATTGTTTACCGCTTGGAGGAATAACTGGTCCTAGGCGAAGTTATCCTGTTGAGAATCAAAAAAACACATACTTAATCATACGAATAAATGACTATATTGGTGCTTTTCAGGAAAATCAATCCCAGTCAGTTAAGAATAGTCGTTTCTTTAGATTTTATATAAATTGGATTGATAATGCCTCTAAAGGGTTATTCCGAGGACACGCTTATCAAATTAATCCTTCATATAGCTATTTTCAAAATAAAAAGGATGGGCTCTCAAAAAACATAATACTTCAATTTATTTCAAGTGATATGCAAGAAGAATTTTTATTTGGTTGTGAATACAAAATTCCAATGCCATCTAGTGTAAACGAGTTCACATTTATGATATTCGATTATGACTATAGAAGACGCGGATTCATACGAAAAAAATTCGACCTAATTGAAGGCTCTTCCATTCGGGTAAATATTTCTCTAAGAGAATTCCAAACATGGGAAAATCTACGGAAAATTAAAGTAAATGAAAATTGGCCAACTCCATACCACCTAATGGATGAACAGATGATAGATTTGAATTTTCAAATTGAAAAGACATCCATGAATGAAGTAGAAACTCCATGCAGTTTATAATATCATTTTGAGAAACGAATGAAAAAGGCTAATATACTCTTAACAACTTTATTATACGCTTTTCTAACAAGTTGCATTGTTGTAGATACTTTAGGTCTTACGGATACCTATAAAGGTGACGTTGCCAAGAGAAAACTCATAGACGCGGCTATGATCGGAGATTCCCTTACAGCTAGGGCAGCTTTTACTGCGCAAAAGCCCTTTAATTTCTTGGAGTTATTGCAGACTTTGATTCATTTACTACTTACATGAGTAATTTTAATTGTAATCTTAGCCCTAACGATTTGCTAATCGATAAGAATATTGGTAAAAATTCGAATAATCCTTCGAAGAATAAGTAATAGATCAAAGTAAAGCAATAGGAGCAGCTTATACATTTGGAGATAATAGTTACAAGGCTTGCGGTGGAAGTTTATAATGAATTGTTTTTTAATAATCTCCTTATTTTTGTCGCTATTAGGCTGTTCTGGTGGAAGAGATAGATATTTTTCTAAAAGAAACATTTCGCATAGTGACAATACATTTGTAAAGTTTACCTATAAGGATGATATTTCAAATAAAGAGAAGAAAAAAAACGAATATTCCTTATATGTTTTTTTCAGCGACGAATTATCTCTTCTCGGATTCCCCTCCAGTATTAATCCTGAAAAGGATTACTGGTTAGGGTATTACGCTAATTATCAAACTATTCCCAATAACTTAGATAATATCCGTTTCGATTTTTTGGAAAATTGTGAGTATCGAATGCCAATAAATGCAGGTAAATATTCCTACACTTTTTCTTTTCAAAACCATAGTATAGAAAAATCAGGAGTATTAACAAAATCCTTCGACCTTCCTCCAAATCATTCTATACGTTTAAGCTTTAAAGAAAAAGGCTTTCCTTATCCAGATGCAAAGACATTTGGTGAAAGACTGGCAAATGAAACAAGTCGACATTCCTGGTATGAAATAATAGCTACAGTAGAATCAAACCTTGAAGTGGATTTATTGAAACCTTGTGAAATTAAATAGGGTAAGGTTAGGTGGGACTCTTATCTTTAGGCAAAAAGCATTTTCAATAAATAGGAAGGATGAATGAAAAAGAAAATTCTGCTATTACTCTTTCTATTGATACTGAATTGCCAAGGTAATATTTTATATTGGCGACGTTTGCCTTATTATCCTGTTCAAAACTCAGACGGAAATTTTTTAAAAATCTACTTACCGTCCGAGCTAACGGATTTACAAGAAAGAATTCAAGTGAAAAGCTATTTGATTTCAGTATTTCAAGAAGAAAAGGATACTTTCTTACGAAGACGGCTGCTTATTAATGATGATCGTAACCTTGGGTTTAATACACTTTGGACCGGCTTGAGACAATTTCATTTTAAATCCGATTGCCAATTAATTATGCCAATTTCGAAGGGAGAATATACATATGAAATTAAGGTAAATCGATACCCGGATGGCTTCTTTTCAAATATAGTAATAACTGAAAATATATTAGAGAATCATTCAATTGTAATTACCGTTGACTTAATAGAGCCTCCATATACAACCCCAATTGATTTTTCTCAAAAACTTGCAAATCGTATTGGCAACCGAGTAAGATTAAAATATCACATTGAGCCAACCTTAAAAGATGATAAATTTCACGATTGTCCGACTGAATAAATCGAAAGCATTCCTATCGGACTGTCGATACAAGCCACTGAAACGACCGGAATTCCATGCGGAAGGAAGTTTGTGAATCGATTGTTGATATTTATTTTTTCTATTTTGCTTATTATGAACTGTAGAGGTAATATTTTGTATTGGCAACATATACCGAATTCAGTTTTCGAGTCGAAAAATAACTTTATTAAAATCTATTTGCCAAAGGAATTTTCTGATGAAACTCAAAGGCTTTCCTATAAGGAATATATGATAGCTGTATTGAGAGAAGAAAAGGGAACCGTATTTGAAAGAAGAGTTTTAATAAATCCAGATAGAGGACTGAATTTTTTCAAGCTTTGGAACGATCACGAACAATTCAGATTCCCTGCAGGATGTGAATTGGTTTTTCCTATATATGGCGGGGAAAATAAATACGAGGTTCGTCTCGGGAAATATTTGCATGGGTATACCACCAAAATATTTAAAGATGTCAACCTTCCTGAAAACCAATCTCTTAGAATAACTCTTCATTATAAAGGGTTTCCATATCCTGAACCAAAAAATTGGGACGAGCGACAAGTCAATGCCGGGCATACCTTGCTTACTTTAACAGCTAATATAGAAAGTAGCTTTTTAGCAAGTAACTATGAAAAATGCACATTTTAATCAAAGGATTGAAGAAGCATTGCAACAGATACAATTTCATACTATTCAAGAACACGGGGTTAAGTCTTGGCTTTTCTTACCGTATAGCCGCTCCGGAGGATCATTGTGAAGAAGCAAATAAAATTCAATAAGTTGATAGTATTACTGCATTTTACGTGCTTAATGAATTGTCTTCATTGGGGTCCGATTGGACCAAACTATAAGTATCAAGAATTAGGAAATTTTTCGAATTCTTATATAGTTTTTAAATTACCGAGCCTGGAGAACGGATTTAAAAACGGAGATGATTTCCTTAGTTCAGCGACAGACAAGAAAACATATTTCGTTTCTGTTTTTATAGACAACGAAGAATTGCTTCCGTCTGCTTGCGTTAATCCGGAATACGGATATTGGCGAAATTTTTATAAAGATTTTAATTCTTTACCACAAATTATTAGAAATGAACCGAGATTTAATTTTTTGCCCGATTGCGAATATTTTTTACCTATTCCAAGCGGAAAGAATCGGTTTAAAGTAAAAGTCTACAATAGAAATAAAGCGCCTGTCGGCGGCGGTGAAATTTCTCGGTCCATTGACGTACCTGCAAATTTTTCCATTAGGATTAATTTAAAGGACCCTCGCGGTAATAAGATCGAAGGTACGGAAAATCGCTTTGCACTTGACGCCGGAATTTCTTTAGACTTGGAACCAAGTGTAAATCGCGATAGTTTTTCGAATTGTCGTTGAAGTCGCTTTGGGAAATTCTCGGATAATATTCAATAAGATCACTAAATGAAAAAAACCAACTTAATTCTTACATTATTACTATTATTGAATTTGTTTGTGAATTGTCTAGTTACAAACAATTGGTAAAATTATTTAATAGCTAGTGATAAAAATAGTCCTTTTATAATTCCGTTTTCTCTCCTTGTCCTTATGAGCATAATTAATTGTTCACCAATTCAAAAGCCATTTGGAGAAGACTTCCGCATAAAATAGAAAATTTACTAAGAAATAGAATTCGGTTGAAAACTTTCATTGAGCAGAATTCTTTTGTCGAAGAGATAAAAATCTGTAAATTTGAGTAGTCTCCTTTTATACTCGCTTTTTTAATTGTTTCTTCTATATTACCTCTGTGCAGATTGGAACGGAATAATAAGAAATAATTTCTCCTTACAATTTCTTTCTACCAGGTCTGAATTTGAAGGTGCCTGGTATAAATATAGCAATGAAAGCAATAATATACGAGAAGTACGGATCTTCTGATGTACTTCAATATAAAGAAGTGCAAAAGCCTGTTCCTAAGGATAATGAGATCCTCATAAAGGTAAGAGCCGCTTCTGTGAACGCAGCGGATTGGCGCATGATGAAAGCAGATCCTTTTCTTGTTCGCTTTTATGCAGGTCTCTTTAAACCAAAAAAAATTTCGATATTAGGTGCAGATGTTGCCGGAACTGTAGAAGCTATTGGAAAGAGTGTTACAAAATTCAATCCTGGTAATGAAGTTTTCGGAGATGTTTTTGCAAGCGGCTTTGGAGCCTTTGCGGAATACAAATGTGGTAAAGAAGATGAGTTTGTTTTAAAACCATCTAATGTATCTTTCGAAGATGCTGCCGCTTTACCTTTGGCTGGAATGACCGCTTTACATTCTTTGCGAGATTTTGGTAAGATAGAAGCAGGACAAAAAGTTCTGATAAATGGAGCATCTGGAGGTGTTGGAACCTTCGCAATACAACTCGCAAAATATTTCGGTGCTGATGTGACTGCTGTTTGTAGCACTTCTAAAATGGATCAATCGATATCGCTTGGAGCAGATCATGTGATCGACTATACCAAGGAAGACTTTATCCAAAACGGAAAAAAATACGATCTCATCATTGGTGTAAATGGATATCGAACACTTTCCGAATACAAGAGTTCCTTAAGTCCCAAAGGTCGGTATGTAATGGCTGGAGGTGGCACAGCCCAATTATTCCAAGCCTTACTTTTGGGACCTTTTATCTCCCTAAGTGGTAGCCAAAAGATTATTGCTGCTTCTTCCGAGCCGAATCAAAAGGATCTTCTATTTTTATCAGACTTATTGAAGTCAGGAAAAATCAAGTCCGTAATAGATAGACGATACAAATTGGAAGAAGTTCCGCAAGCTATCCAATACGTTGAACAAGGCCACGCCGCTGGTAAAGTAATCATAACAGTATCATAAATCTGTGTTGATTGATTAGAAAAATATAAAGGAACTGTGAATGAAGAAAATCCTGAAGCTTATTGGAGTATTAATTATCCTTTTACCGGTTTCGGTGATTGGGTTTTTATATTTTAAATTTCCGAATGTCGAACCAGCTCAAGAAATTTCTGCAGGAAATAGTGTAGAGCGAATACAAAGAGGAAAGTATCTTGCAAACCATGTATCAGCCTGCATGGATTGTCATTCCATCCGAGAATGGTCAAAATTTTCCGGTCCATTGATTCCTAAAACATTGGGAGAAGGTGGAGAAGTTTTTGATCAAAAGCTTGGATTTCCCGGCTCTTTCGTTGCACCAAATATTACTCCAAGTGCATTAGGTAAATGGACAGACGGGGAAATTCTAAGAGCGATTTCCAGTGGGATCAATAAAGAAGGAAATGCATTATTTCCGGTTATGCCTCACCCAGCTTACGGACAGATGGATAAAGAAGATCTAATTTCTATTATATCTTACTTAAGAAGTTTGGAGCCTATAGAAAAGAAAAATCCTAGCTCCAAACCTGATTTTCCATTTAACTTGATCTTAAGAACAATACCTATTCCTGCAAAATTTGGAAAACTTCCTGATAAAAAAGATAAGGTTGCTTATGGGAAATATCTGTTTGTTGCGGCTGCTTGCACTGAATGTCATACAAAACAAGATAAAGGAAAGCCGATTGAAG includes these proteins:
- a CDS encoding LA_2219 family laminin/E-cadherin/plasminogen-binding protein gives rise to the protein MFRVSVFRTFLAGFAVLYCLSFISCISSGGPTTHTPETPKGEVLPNPAGDSEEIIDEEGREVKISTTDPISFQSQSKDTSEYFRVHITSESYQVRQIRGSKYIRRKVDKGGDALISEELVKYNRINFNDDGIILVILNGNTGAVETIRFNTRVPRINNLAKIIQNDVTRWSMEHSEEKPVVTKYQIHYTIKLENKSNTTRDTVKEELKSEVKKR
- a CDS encoding TIGR04452 family lipoprotein, giving the protein MKKANILLTTLLYAFLTSCIVVDTLGLTDTYKGDVAKRKLIDAAMIGDSLTARAAFTAQKPFNFLELLQTLIHLLLT
- a CDS encoding NAD(P)-dependent alcohol dehydrogenase, with amino-acid sequence MKAIIYEKYGSSDVLQYKEVQKPVPKDNEILIKVRAASVNAADWRMMKADPFLVRFYAGLFKPKKISILGADVAGTVEAIGKSVTKFNPGNEVFGDVFASGFGAFAEYKCGKEDEFVLKPSNVSFEDAAALPLAGMTALHSLRDFGKIEAGQKVLINGASGGVGTFAIQLAKYFGADVTAVCSTSKMDQSISLGADHVIDYTKEDFIQNGKKYDLIIGVNGYRTLSEYKSSLSPKGRYVMAGGGTAQLFQALLLGPFISLSGSQKIIAASSEPNQKDLLFLSDLLKSGKIKSVIDRRYKLEEVPQAIQYVEQGHAAGKVIITVS
- a CDS encoding cytochrome c, translating into MKKILKLIGVLIILLPVSVIGFLYFKFPNVEPAQEISAGNSVERIQRGKYLANHVSACMDCHSIREWSKFSGPLIPKTLGEGGEVFDQKLGFPGSFVAPNITPSALGKWTDGEILRAISSGINKEGNALFPVMPHPAYGQMDKEDLISIISYLRSLEPIEKKNPSSKPDFPFNLILRTIPIPAKFGKLPDKKDKVAYGKYLFVAAACTECHTKQDKGKPIEGMELAGGFEFPLGNGTKIISANLTPDKETGLGNWTEAQFVKRFKSMELPKYKAHPVKDGEFQTIMPWTMYAGMNEEDLAAMFAYLQTVPSIKNKITN